Below is a genomic region from Longimicrobium sp..
CGGGAAGACGAGCATCATCCAGGCGCTGCTCATGATGAAGCAGACCGTGGAATCGTCGGATCGCAAGCAGGTGCTGAACCTCGGCGACGACTCGGACCCGGTGCGGCTGGGCACCTTCCGCGAGATACTGCACCAGGGCAGGGGGCCCTTTGAGTTCGACCTGGATTGGACGCTCCCCCACGAGCTCGCGATTGCTGACCCCGTCCGGCCGGGCGCCACGATGTTCTCCGGTGACGAGATGGGCTTCTGCACGCGCATCGGCTCCGCCGGCAGCAAGGGCCGCATGCGTGTGGATCGAATGGAATACCGCTTCGCGGACGCCACCGTCGGCATGCGCCGCAAAGAACGGCAGGAGCATGGCTACGAGCTGGAGGGATCGTCCGGTGGAGGATTCGGGTTCAGGCGCATCCGCGGGCGGGCCTGGGACCTTCCAGACCCGGTAAAGAGCTACGGCTTTCCAGACCAGGTGAAGGCGTATTACCAGAACGCCAGCTTCGTTTCGGACCTGGCGCTCGCGTTCGAAGAGCAGATGAACCGCGTGTACTACCTGGGCCCGCTCCGCGACTACCCAAAGCGGGAATACACGTGGGCCGGCGCCGAGCCGGCGGACATGGGCCAGCGCGGCGAGCGGGTGGTGGACGCGTTGATGGCCGCGCAGGACCGGCCAAAGATCTCCCGCGGCAAAGGCACCAAGGCGTTCACGGTCCAGGAATACGTAGGCTACTGGCTCAAGGAACTGGGCCTGGTGCACAGTTTCAGCGTGCAGCCCATCACGCCTGAAAGCAATCTGTACCGGGTGTGGATCACGCGCAGCCCGGGCGCGGCCCCGGTTCTGATCACCGACGTGGGCTTCGGCGTTTCTCAGATCCTGCCGGTGCTGACCATCTGCTACTACGTCCCCGAGGGATCCACCATCCTGCTGGAGCAGCCGGAGATTCACCTTCATCCGGCGGTGCAGTCGGGGCTGGCCGACGTGTTCATCGACGTCGTGAAGCGCCGCAGGATCCAGCTTGTGGTGGAAAGCCACAGCGAGCACCTGCTGCGCCGCCTGCAGAGGCGCATGGCGGAGGAGCAGCTCGCGCCGGAGCAGGTCGCGCTCTACTTCGCGCAGGAAGAACGGGGCGTGTCGCGCCTCAGCCCGTTGGAGGTGGACGAGTTCGGCAACATCCGGAACTGGCCGCCCAACTTCTTCGGCGACGAGATGGGCGACCTCGCCGCGATGGCCGAGGCCGCGATGCGCCGGCAGATGGCTCGGCGGGGCGCCGCATGACGCACTGGGCGGTGGACACCAACGTCCCGCGCGTCGCCAACTACCCGCACGCTCCCACTCACGCCTCGCCCGAGTGCGTGCTGGAATGCGTGCGCCGCGTACGCGAGCTCTCCGCTCGCGGCGGCCTCCTGCTGGATGACGGATGGCGGATCATCCGCGAGTACCAGAACCAGTTGCGCAGCGTGGGGCAGCCAGGCGTGGGCGACGCGTTTCTAAGAGCGGTTCTCACGCGCCACGCGGACCCGTCGTGGTGCACCCTGGTTCCGATCACTGCCCACCCGGAACGTGGCTTCGACGAATACCCTGCCGACCCCGACCTCGCCGCGTTTGACCCTTCTGACCACAAGTTCGTGGCGGTCGCGCTCGCCGGTCCTCAACCGGCTGTCGTCCTCAATGCGGTGGACAGCGATTGGTGGGAGCACCGCGAAGTGCTTGAGCGGAACGGCGTACGCATCGAGTTCCTCTGCCCGGGCGAGATGGGCGACTGATTGCTAGCAGTGCGCCCGTTCTAAAGAGGACAGCGCGTGTCCCCGTCCCTCACTGCTCGATTTCCACCGCCTCCACGTTGTCGAAGCGCTCCAGATCGATCAGCAGCAGGTAGGGGTCAATGCCGGCTTCGGCGGGTTTGCGGGGGACGGTGAGCGTGATGGTCTGCAGGCCGGTGCGGATGCGGTGGGGGCGCAGGTAGAGCCGCTCGCCGTACTCCGAGCCCAGGCCGCTGTTGGGGGCGAAGACGCCGACCGGCACCCACTCGTTCATCGGCACCTCGGTCTCCACGCCGGCGGGGTCGACGGTGACTTTGCGCGCGCGCAGGCGGAGGGTGACCTGCCAGGCGCCCTCCGCGATCTGCCTGGCGGAGGCGCGCTCCGTCTTGAGCTGCCAGAAGGTGTTGGCGGCGAAGAGGTCGTGCAGGAGGTAGCGGAGCGAGTCGGGGGTGACCGCCTCGAGCTCGCGGTAGAGGTCCAGGGTGGTGGCCCGGGGCGCGCCCGCGCGCTGCTTCTCGCGCAGGCGGCGGAAGGCGAGGTTCACGCGGTCGGCGCCCATGTACTCGCGCAGGGCGAAGAAGGCCGCGGGGCCCTTACGATAGGCCGCGTACGGGTCCATCGCGCGGAGCAGGGGGACGGACTGGCGGATGGGCGGGATGGGTGACGGCTGGCGAAAGAACCTCCGCAGCCGCTCCAGGTGCGCGCGCCCGTACGCCTCCTCCACGACGCCCATCCCGGCGTACCAGGCGAAGCTCTCGGAGAGCAGCGGCGCACCCTCGGCCAGGGCGTACGCGACACCCCACTGGTGCGCCATCTCGTGCGCGATGATGGCGAACGGCATGTCGAGGCCGTTCGGATCCTCGGCGGGGTTGTAGCGGGAGAAGCCTTCCGTGTAGTCGATCGTGGTCGCGTCGGCGTGCGCGCCCATGCCGCTGCCGGGGTTTTCGACGAGGCGAATGAAGCTGTGCGGGTACGGGCCGAACTCGCGGCTGTTGTGCTCCAGCGAGGCGCGCACGCTGCGGAGGATGCGCGCCAGGTTCGCGGCGTGCCGCGGGTGATGGAAGACCTGGATCGTCACGGGCCGCCCCGCGCCCGACCTGGGCGTCCAGCGCTCCTCGTGCACGGCGTAGCGCGCGGAGAAGAAGCGGTACTCGTTGCCGATCGGGGCGTCGGTGGCGTAGTGGAAGTACCGGCGCCCGTTCGTGGTCCACGTGCGGCGCAGCAGGCCGGGCGCCACGGCGGTCTGGTCGCCATCGGTGCCGATGACCGTTTCGACGGCGATGGGCGCGGCGCCGGTGAAGTCGCCCGCTCCGCCGGTGACGTCCCCGCCTGCCTCGACCTCGGCGAGCGAGGGGAAGAGGCGGCGCGGCGAGAGCCCGTGCGCCCGCCGGTCGCTGGGCTTGAACAGCTCGCGGCCGGGATCGTAGCCGATCTCGGGGAGGAAGTCGTTGGTGAAGAAGCTGCTGGCCGCCGTCACCGAGCGCCCCGCGCCGCTGTTGCGGAAGCCGCGCGGCTTGATGTGGATCGCGAAGCTGAGCCGCAGCGATTCGCCGGGCCCGAGCGGCTGCTTCAGCGCGTAGATGGCGTGGCCGAGATCCTCGTCCGCGACGACGCGCGTGGCGGGGCGGTCGAAGGAGATGGCGCCGGTCTGCACGCCGGGGCTGGTGGCCAGGTGGATCGTGTCGATGGGCACCTGCGTGCGGTTCACGAGGAGGTGGGAGCCGCGCACCTCCACCTCCCGCCGACGGGGATGGATCTCCATGTGCAGCTTCGTCCCCGCGATCCGCGGCTGAGGGGCGTTCGCGTACCGCCCGAAGCGCCGCTCGTACAGGGCCTGCCGCTCCGCCCGCTCGAACGGGGAAGCGTACTCGTTCAGCACGTTGGTGTTGTAGAAGACGAAGCCGCCCAGCGCGAGCACGAGCCCCGCCGCCGTCGCGGCCGCCACCGCCGTGGGACGCGTGAAGCGGAGGCGCGCGAGCTGGAGCCGCACGCGCGGGCGCCCCTCCAGCCCCCGCATCCAGAACACCCGCGCCACAACCGCCAGCAGCAGCGCCCAGGCCGCCCAGTAGAGCATGAACCACGTCCACGGCCCCAGTGACGCGCCGAATCCGCGCATGTCCGAGTAGGTCCACCTGGGCGCGGAGCCGTAGACGAGCAGGTCGTGGTCGATCCCCAGCCAGGCGGCGAAGGCGATGAAGAAGTAGGCGAGCAGCGCCAGCAGGTGGCCGAGGTACTTCTGATTGACCAGCCCCTGCACCACCAGGGCGAGCACGGCGAAGAGGAGGTACTCGGGTAGCTGGAGGCCGAAGAGGACCTTGATGTAGAGGCCGATCTCGAACTTGTAGTATCCCATCCTCACCTGCACCGCCATCCCGACCGCCATCAGCAGCGCCATCCACACGGCCAGGACCAGCCCGAGCCCCAGGAACTTGCCGGCGAAGCGCACCCCGTCCGGCACCGGCGCCGCGTCGGTGATCTCGCCCAGCCCCGCCTCCCGCTCGCGCCAGACCAGCTCGCCGGCGTAGAGGACGATGAACAGCGGCGTGATCACCCACTGGGTGAAGGGCTGCGTGAGGGAGGCGGTCAGGAAGGTGAGCACGTACTCCGTCCGCGGCAGCAGCGGCGTCCCCGAGCTCTCGAAGTTCTGGGGGAGGACGATGACGGCGATCACGGCAATGCCGGCCAGCACGATGAGCCCGCCGCGGCTCTTTGCGATCGTGCGGAACGAGTCCCACGCGATCGCGAGCGTCTGGCGCGCGCGGCTCGCGAAGCCGAACGCCTGCTGGACGTGCGGCACGGCGATCGGTGCGGTGCTGGCGATGTCGCTCCCGGACGGCGTCGGCGCGTGCGCATCGCCCCTGTGCCTGCCGAAGCGCGCGATGCGGCTCCACCACACGGTCGCCGCCAGGTGCTCGAAGCGGAAGCGCGCGTAGGTGAAGGCGAGCGTGGCGAGCGCGACGCCCGCCCACACCAGGCGCCCGTGGAGCAGCGGGCCTTCGAGGGCGATCAGCCGCGTGCTCTTTTCGATCGGCGACCATCCCAGCACCACCTCGGAGGTCATGTACAGGTGGCCGAAGACGTCGAGCAGCGCCGCCACGTCCCGCCGCTCCAGGTAGTACATCACGGCCGCGAACCCGCCGTACGCCACCGCGATCAGCAGCACGCTTCCCACGTAGCTCCCCAGCGCCCGCCGCCCCAGCGCCGCCCACGCGAACTGCACCGTCGTGCCGACGAAGGCGTTCGGCAGCGCAAAGAAGCCGAATGCCGTGAGGTACGCCGCCGGGCGGAATGGCCCGATCAGCTCCGGATCGGCCCCGGAAGCGTAGACGGCGAGCAGCACGCCCAGCGGAATCGCCAGCAGGATCAGCAGGTTGAGGACGAGCGCCGCGAGGAAGCGCCCGCCCAGGTGCTCCGCCTTGCTGACCGGCGCGGTGTAGGTGAGCGGGTGCATCCCCGTCTCCACGTCGCGCGCGGCGATCTCGCCGGCCGTGGCCGCGCCCAGCACGAGCCACAGCAGGCTGCCGAACACCGTGGCGGACGCGATGATGAACGGCGAGTTCAGGAAGAACTCCGCGTACAGCGCATCCGAGAGGAAGCTTTCCCGCGTGAAGATGAAGGCGATGGTGGCCAGGATGGCGAAGACGAGCCAGGTGGAGACGCGCCGCGCCTGGTAGGCAAGCTCGAAGCGGAAGATCGTCCGCAGTTTCATGACGCCACCGCCACCTCGCTCCGGCGGCCGATGTGCCCGGCCATCGTCCCGAAATAGACATCCTCCAGGTCCGGCTCGGCGGGCTCGAAGCCGGACCCCGGCGCCGCGTCGGCGTACACGTGCACCAGGGTGCGCCCGGCGAGCATCTTGGTGGAGATCACCGCGTGCTCGCGCTCCACCCGGGCCAGCGCGCTCTTTTCGATGACGCTGCGCCAGATCCGCCCCCGCATCTCCTCGATGGCGCCGAGCGGCTCGGCCTCCAGCAGGATCTCGCCGCGGTCGATGATCGCCATCCGCGTGCACAGCTCGGAGACGTCCTCCACGATGTGCGTGGAGAGGATCACCGCGCTGTTCTCGCCCAGCTCGCTGAGCAGGTTCAGGAACCTCACGCGTTCCGCCGGGTCCAGCCCCGCCGTGGGCTCGTCGACGATGAGCAGCTTCGGATTCCCCAGCAGCGCCACCGCCACGCCAAAGCGCTGCCGCATCCCGCCCGAGTAGCCGCCCAGCTTCTGCTTGCGCACCTCCCACAGGTTCGTCTGCCGGAAGAGCGCCTCCACCACTTCCCTGCGCGCCTTCTTCTCGGGGATGCCCTTGAGGATGGCGAAGTAGTCGAGCAACTCCTCCGCGCTCGCCTTTGGATACACGCCGAACTCCTGCGGCAGGTAGCCGAGCGTCTTCCGCACCTCGTCTTTCTGGCGCACGACGTCAAGGTCGCCCAGCTGGATGGTGCCGCTGTCCGGCTCCTGGAGCGTCGCAAGGATGCGCATCAGCGTGGATTTCCCGGCGCCGTTCGGGCCCAGCAGCCCGTACATCCCCGCCGGGATCGTGAGCGTCACGTCGTTCAACGCCTGCACGCCGTTGGGGTAGCTCTTGGAGACGCCGCGTATCTGCAATTCCATGGCTGCTGTCCTGGCGAGTGCCGCTGGGGAGAACGGATGCAGCAACACCCGGTCGGATGTACTGGCCGCTATGCGAAGTACTTTACGTTTCAAAGCGGCGCGGCGCAAGGCTTTGGGCGGAATGGTTCTGCCCGGTAATGTCGTCACTCGCCGCGTACCAGCTGCCCTGCTTCAGCCCTGGGCTGTGCCCGAATGCGCGTGCCGCCGAGCCGCGTACCGCCACGCCGTCGCCGATGCGACCGCCGAGAGGGTGCTCAGCAGGGTGATGGAGCCGATGACGATGGAGGCGAGCTGCCACAGCGGGAGCTTCGAAGCCGACTCGCCGATGGTGAACGGAAGCACGCCCACCAGCACACCCGCCGCCGCGCCCCACGCGCCCGCCCGCGCCCGCGTCAGCTCGCCGGGTCCGCGGCGGCCATACGCGATCGCGATCAGCGCCGAAAACACCACTCCGGACAGGAAGCCGGGGTACGCTCCGATGGCCGGCCACATCTCGTCCATCGACCCATCCGGATCCACGATCAGCCCCGCCAGCACGGCGATCGGCGCCCACACCACGGCCCACGCCAGGCCCATCACGATCGCACCCCGGATGCGTGTCAGCCACTCTTTCATCACAGCCTCCTCTAACGGATCGTACAGGGTTGATGGAGCGGCGGGAGAGGCCGCGCGGCCCCTCCCGCATGAGTGTTACTGCTTCTTGAGGATCATGTATGAGCCCGGCGTGCTGACCCGCAGCTCCGTAGCCGGGCCGCTGTCGCCGTTCGCGCGGCGGAAGGTCAGGATGCGGACACCCTGGCGGAAGGTGAGCCCCTCGACCCACGGGAACGGACGCGGCGGCGCGCCGTCTGTGGAGAAGGCGAGTCCGCCCGGCGTCTGCGTCACCTCGATCGTCGCGTCGCGGCCGCGTCCCTGCCCCACGTACCGACCCAGCAGCGGCGCGGCATCGCCGGTGAACCACTGCGGCCGCGGCTGATTCCAGCCCAGGATCTGGCTCGCGAGCTCACTCGCGACGGCGGCGGGATCGAGGTTGCCGGCCGTGTTCTCGAGGACGACGACGGCCATCTTCGCGGCGGGATACCACCCCACCTCCGCCGTGAAGCCGGCGATGGCGCCGCCGTGGCCGATGTAGCGGTGGCCGCTCGGGTCCGGCCCCACCTGCAGCCCCATGCTGTAGCGCAGCGGCGTGCCGTCGTTCAGCTTCGACGGCGTGATCAGCTCGGCGTACGATGCCGGCGAGAGCACCTTGCCGCCGTGCAGCGCCCTCAGCCACGTCACCATGTCGCCCGCCGTGGAGCAGAGCGAGCCCGCTGCGAACGGCCAGGTGTGCACGTTGGTATGCGCGCGGCGCACCGCGCGGTTCGGCGCCACCAGATAGCCATGCGCGCGGCGGGGGACGTTCTCCGTGCTGTTGCAGTACATCGAGCGCGTCATCCCCAGCGGCTCGAAGATCTTCTTCTCGACGTAGTCCTCGTAGCTCATTCCGCTCGCCTTCTCCGCGATCAGGCCCAGGAGGAAGAATGCGGAGTTGTTGTAGATCTGCGCCTCGCCCGTCCTGAACTGGAAGGGGGTGCGCCGGATCAGCGCGTACGCCGAGTCGCGGGGGAAGCGCACGTTCGTCACCAGATTGCCGAACTCCGGCATCTCGGTGAGCCCCACGATTCCGGACGTGTGATCGAGCAGCCGGCGCAGCGTCACCCGGTTGCCGCGCGTGTCGAAGTCGGGGAGCCACTTCGTGATCTCGTCGTCCAGGCTGAGCTTCCCCTCGTCGCGGAGCTGGAGCAGCGCGACGGCGGTGAACTGCTTGGTGACGGAGCCGATCTCGAACATCGCGTCGCGCGGCATCGGCACGTCCCACTCGACGTTCGCCTTGCCGTAGCCCTCGTAGAGCAGCGTGTCGTTCCCCCTCACCACCGCCGCGACGATCCCCACCGCGCGGTTCTCCTTCACTCCGGATGCGGCGATCGAGTCCAGCCGTACGTGGAGCGGACGCCCCGGCTGCGCGCCCGCTGAGGCGCTGATGGTAACGAGGGCGATGGCGGCGAGCGATGAACGGAGTGTGGCTTTCCTGAGCATGAATGCGCAGTTGGTTGGGGTCGGAGTGCACGTGCCGTTCGGCAGCTTTGCAATCCTTAGTACGTGGCCGCCCGCAGCGTGTCAAACATCCTGCACTCACCTCAGACCGCGCCCCGCCCCGCCGGAGCGTTTCGCCGCCGCGCGTCCGCCTCCCCCGCCCCGGCCATGGGGTCGCCCGCGCCCACGAGTTCGGGCTCCACCGCTTCCGGCAGCGCGTGCTCGGCGCGCTGGGCCAGCTTGAGCGAACCGCCGGCCGCGACCGCGCCGAAGAGAGCCGCGAGCGCCGCATCATCCAGGATGAGCCCCGGCGGAATCAGCCCACCGCCGGAAAGTACGCTCATCGTCTCGAGGAAGAGCGGCACGAAGAGCCCCGCCATGACCCCGCCGCCGACCCCGAAGCGCACCACGCTCATCTCCGCGAGGCGCCGCCCCCGGTACAGCGTCCCGACGGCGAGGGAGAAAGCTCCTCCCACGATGCCGCCCATCACCCCCAGCCTCGCGGCGATCCCGAGCCCATCCAGCCAGATCACTTCCGCGGGAAGGAATCCGACGGACTTGAGCACGGCGAACACCGCGAGCGCGAGGGCAGTCCACCCGGCGCCCCAGACGAGGACGTTTCCGATCGCGCCCCGCAGGCGCCTGGCGAAGCTGGCACTCATGATGGCACTCCCTGTCGTGATGAAGCGGCAACGAGAGCGGGCGCCGCGCGCACTCCACGCCCGCGCGCGACATCCGGGAACGATCCGCGGCCGAAAAACACCCTGTGCGCGACGGTGCTGAACGGCGGGAGGCGGAGCGCGGCGCAGGCCAGCTCGGCCGCGAGGGGTGAGCGCACCGCCGCCAGCGCCCGGCGGATCAGCAGGCGCGTGCGGAAGCGGGCGCGCAGCGAGGTGCCGTCGTACGGCGCCAGCGCGGCCGGGTCCCCCGTGGCCAGGAGCTCGATCGCCACCTCCGCGGCCAGGGCGGAGAGGCGGAGGCACGGATCCAGCCCGCCCGCCGTCAGCGGCGACACCGCGCCGGCCGCATCGCCGGTCAGCAGCCCGCGCGCGCAGGCGATGCGCGGCAGCACACCGCCCACCGGGATGCGCCCGCCGCGCCGCTCGCACGGCACCGCGCCATGCAGCCCGAAGCGCGCCGCCACGCGCACCTTGAACCGCCGCAGCGCCTCCGCCGGCTGGAAGCGCGATCTGTAGCCGCCCACGCCCACGTGCACCTCTTCGCCATCGTCCACCACCCAGGCGATGTAGCCGGGCGCCACGCTGGGATCGATCCAGCAGTGAAAGGCGGGGTCGTGCCCCGTGGCGGCGCCGCGGAACACCTCCTCCACCCCCACGATCCACTCGCGGTTCTCGTCCAGCCCCAGCGCGGGCGCCACCCGCGAAGTCGCGCCGTCCGCGCCGACCACGAAGCGCGCCAGGAGCCGCTCCCGCCGCCCGCCCCGCTCCAGCGTCGCGGCGGAGCCCGCTCCGTCCGCCTCGAGCGCCGCCAGCGTCGTCGAGGGCGCCCACTGCACGCCCGCGCGGAGGCACGCGTCCAGCTCGCGGCGGTAGAGCGCGCCCATGCGGCCCACGCGGTACTCGTCGTGGGGGCTCTCCAGGAGCTGCGACCGCCCGCCGGGCGAGTAGAGCGCCACGCGCCGCACCGGCGGCCCCAGGCAGTCGTCCGGCAGCTCGAAGCTCTCCAGCGTCCGCCGGACGAAGATACCGGTGGTGTGCACCGCGTGATCGACGGCGGGCTTGCGGTCGGCCAGCAGCACGCTCGCGCCGGCCTCTCCCAGCCGCCGGGCGCACTCCAGCCCTGCCAACCCCGCGCCCACAACGAGCACGTCCACGCGCGCGCTCATGACCCGCCTCGCATGCCGGTTCCTTTCACCTCGGTCACGTGCTCGTGCATGTGTCGGTCGATCATCTTGTCCCGAAGCTCGAATGCAACGCCAGTTTGCCGTACTTGAAAGTACTTTACACTACAAAGAGTACTCGCGCAAGTGTCTCGCACGGGTGGGCGCGCATGCACGACGGCTACATCTGCCGGAACAGATGCACGTAGGCGCGGCTCACCGGCAGCACCTCGTCGCGCCCCCTGAGGTGGATCTCCGCGGTTTCGTTCTCGTGCCGCTTCACAAGGCGGATCGCGCGCAGGTTTACGACGACCGAGCGATGGACCTGCGCGAACTGCTGCGGATCGACCTGCTCCAGCAGATCCTTGAGCGGAACCCGGATCACTGCCTCGGCGGGTTTGCCGCCGTCGCGCCACGCCACGACCGTGTACTTCGCGTCCGAGCGTAGGTAATCGACGTCGTCGATGGCGATGAGGCGTACGGTCTTCCCCGCCTGCGCCCGTATCCAGCGCAGCGGCTCGCTCTTGCCGCCGCCCTGCAGCATCGCGAGCTGGGCGGTGAGCTGCTGCAGGAGCTGCTCGGTGTTGATCGCGGGCCTGGAGGATTGCAGACGTTCCTGGAGACGGCTCACCGTTTCCGCGAGCCGCGCCGCCTCCACCGGCTTCAGCAGGTAGTCGAGCGCGCCCTGCGCAAAGGCCTGCACCGCATAGTGGTCGTACGCGGTTACGAACACGAGGTGCGCGCGCCGGCCGATCTGGTTCGCGGCATCCACGCCCGAGAGCCCCGGCATGTGAACGTCGAGGAAGCAGATGTCGGGATGCAGCTCCTCGAACAGCCGCACCGCCTCCCGCCCGTTCCGCGCCTCGGCCACCACCTCGAGCTCGGGCCACGCATCCGCGAGCTGGCGCCGCAGTGCATCGCGCAGCAGCGGTTCGTCGTCGGCGATCAGCGCCGTCGCGGGCGCCTTCATGTCTGTGCCGGCATGTCGACCTCGGCGGTGACACCGCGTTCCGCGCCCGATGTCAGCCGCAACTGGGCCGCATCGCCAAAGAGCAGCCGCAGCCGCTCGCGCAACGCGGTCAGGCCCGTCCCGAGGCCGCTCTCCGACGGATGGAGACCGACACCTGTGTCCGTGACGCGGACAACGCAGCGCTCACCCAGGCGCGCGACGCCGACGTCGATGCGGCCCCCTTCCTCGCTGGGATCGATCCCGTGCCGCACGGCGTTCTCCACCAGCGTCAGCAGCGTGGTCGGGGGGCAGCGGAGCTTCAGCGCGGAGGGGTCGACGTTCATCGCGTACTGGAGGCGGTCGGGCATCCGCATCTGCATCAGCTCGAGATAGGGCGTCACGAGCTGCAGCTCGCGCTCGATGGTCGCCGCCGGCTCGTGGAGCAGCGGGACCGCCGCGCGAAGGTACTGGATCAGGCTCCCCAGCACCGGCGACGCGCGCGGCGAGCCCGCATCGACGAGCGCCTGCACGTTGGCGAGCGTGTTGAACAGGAAGTGCGGCGCGACCTGCGCCTGGAGCAGGTGCAGCCGCGCGTCGAGCCCCTGCCGCTCCAGCTCGCTCCGCTCCAGCGCGAACGCGAGCTTCTGATGCCGCGCGAACGCCTCCTTCTGCCGCACCACCGCCGCCAGCGCCGTCCACGGCGCGATGAGGATCGCCGCGAACGAGAGGTGCATCCGGTCGCTGTCCTCCAGGAACGGCGTCGCGCCTCCGGAAGGCAGGTACAGCAGCGTCAGCGTGACCGGCACGATGACGCCGACCGCGACGACCTGGAGTACCCATCGTTCGATCCACCCCGGCAGCCTCCGCGGCCATGCCTCGAACAGCGTGAACGCCGCCGTAGTCGTCACGCCGAGCGTGATGGTGCGGAGGAAGAGAGTGGAGGTGGACCCCCTCCATCCGTTCAGCAGCAGGAACCCCACGGCGACCGCGATCGCCAGCGCGACGCCGAAGCGCCGCGCCGTCCTCGCGATGATGCCGGCCCGCTTCGCCGCCGTGCCCAGGGTCATGGCCGCCCGCTGCACGCCGCGGCTAGCGGGAACGTCTCCACGTGAGGCTCCACAGTCCGGTCGCCGAGAGAATCAGAGAGAAGAGCGCGGTGACACCGATCGCGATGAGCGTCCAGATGTAGAACAGCGCTCCGCTGGACGTGGCGACGGGGCTCGCGACACCCACGCCTCTCCCCATCATGTGGGTGATGGGAACGGCCATCCCGAGAAGCGACCCGAGGAAGACGATGACGTACCCCGACCGCCGCTCCGCCAGCACCAGCGCTCCGTACAGCCAGCCGACGAAGATGGGAAGGGCGGAAAGGTTCGAGGCGTTTCCCTTTTCGACCCCTCGTACGATGTCGTCCGCCAGGTGGAGCGTGAATAGGAGGACCGAGAGCAGAGACGCGACGGGGAGCATGACCCTGTATTTCATCGTCTCACCCCGCGTGCGTGGCGGGCGCCATCGCCTCGTGCCGGATGAGCGCCGGCAGCTTGCCGCGGCCGCGGACCCTCCACAGCCAGTAGAACATCGCGCCGAA
It encodes:
- a CDS encoding serine hydrolase domain-containing protein, producing the protein MLRKATLRSSLAAIALVTISASAGAQPGRPLHVRLDSIAASGVKENRAVGIVAAVVRGNDTLLYEGYGKANVEWDVPMPRDAMFEIGSVTKQFTAVALLQLRDEGKLSLDDEITKWLPDFDTRGNRVTLRRLLDHTSGIVGLTEMPEFGNLVTNVRFPRDSAYALIRRTPFQFRTGEAQIYNNSAFFLLGLIAEKASGMSYEDYVEKKIFEPLGMTRSMYCNSTENVPRRAHGYLVAPNRAVRRAHTNVHTWPFAAGSLCSTAGDMVTWLRALHGGKVLSPASYAELITPSKLNDGTPLRYSMGLQVGPDPSGHRYIGHGGAIAGFTAEVGWYPAAKMAVVVLENTAGNLDPAAVASELASQILGWNQPRPQWFTGDAAPLLGRYVGQGRGRDATIEVTQTPGGLAFSTDGAPPRPFPWVEGLTFRQGVRILTFRRANGDSGPATELRVSTPGSYMILKKQ
- a CDS encoding DUF3696 domain-containing protein, which codes for MLNQLGLENFKSWRSVRHLRLAPVTGLFGTNSSGKTSIIQALLMMKQTVESSDRKQVLNLGDDSDPVRLGTFREILHQGRGPFEFDLDWTLPHELAIADPVRPGATMFSGDEMGFCTRIGSAGSKGRMRVDRMEYRFADATVGMRRKERQEHGYELEGSSGGGFGFRRIRGRAWDLPDPVKSYGFPDQVKAYYQNASFVSDLALAFEEQMNRVYYLGPLRDYPKREYTWAGAEPADMGQRGERVVDALMAAQDRPKISRGKGTKAFTVQEYVGYWLKELGLVHSFSVQPITPESNLYRVWITRSPGAAPVLITDVGFGVSQILPVLTICYYVPEGSTILLEQPEIHLHPAVQSGLADVFIDVVKRRRIQLVVESHSEHLLRRLQRRMAEEQLAPEQVALYFAQEERGVSRLSPLEVDEFGNIRNWPPNFFGDEMGDLAAMAEAAMRRQMARRGAA
- a CDS encoding ABC transporter ATP-binding protein encodes the protein MELQIRGVSKSYPNGVQALNDVTLTIPAGMYGLLGPNGAGKSTLMRILATLQEPDSGTIQLGDLDVVRQKDEVRKTLGYLPQEFGVYPKASAEELLDYFAILKGIPEKKARREVVEALFRQTNLWEVRKQKLGGYSGGMRQRFGVAVALLGNPKLLIVDEPTAGLDPAERVRFLNLLSELGENSAVILSTHIVEDVSELCTRMAIIDRGEILLEAEPLGAIEEMRGRIWRSVIEKSALARVEREHAVISTKMLAGRTLVHVYADAAPGSGFEPAEPDLEDVYFGTMAGHIGRRSEVAVAS
- a CDS encoding response regulator yields the protein MKAPATALIADDEPLLRDALRRQLADAWPELEVVAEARNGREAVRLFEELHPDICFLDVHMPGLSGVDAANQIGRRAHLVFVTAYDHYAVQAFAQGALDYLLKPVEAARLAETVSRLQERLQSSRPAINTEQLLQQLTAQLAMLQGGGKSEPLRWIRAQAGKTVRLIAIDDVDYLRSDAKYTVVAWRDGGKPAEAVIRVPLKDLLEQVDPQQFAQVHRSVVVNLRAIRLVKRHENETAEIHLRGRDEVLPVSRAYVHLFRQM
- a CDS encoding NAD(P)/FAD-dependent oxidoreductase gives rise to the protein MSARVDVLVVGAGLAGLECARRLGEAGASVLLADRKPAVDHAVHTTGIFVRRTLESFELPDDCLGPPVRRVALYSPGGRSQLLESPHDEYRVGRMGALYRRELDACLRAGVQWAPSTTLAALEADGAGSAATLERGGRRERLLARFVVGADGATSRVAPALGLDENREWIVGVEEVFRGAATGHDPAFHCWIDPSVAPGYIAWVVDDGEEVHVGVGGYRSRFQPAEALRRFKVRVAARFGLHGAVPCERRGGRIPVGGVLPRIACARGLLTGDAAGAVSPLTAGGLDPCLRLSALAAEVAIELLATGDPAALAPYDGTSLRARFRTRLLIRRALAAVRSPLAAELACAALRLPPFSTVAHRVFFGRGSFPDVARGRGVRAAPALVAASSRQGVPS
- a CDS encoding histidine kinase, yielding MTLGTAAKRAGIIARTARRFGVALAIAVAVGFLLLNGWRGSTSTLFLRTITLGVTTTAAFTLFEAWPRRLPGWIERWVLQVVAVGVIVPVTLTLLYLPSGGATPFLEDSDRMHLSFAAILIAPWTALAAVVRQKEAFARHQKLAFALERSELERQGLDARLHLLQAQVAPHFLFNTLANVQALVDAGSPRASPVLGSLIQYLRAAVPLLHEPAATIERELQLVTPYLELMQMRMPDRLQYAMNVDPSALKLRCPPTTLLTLVENAVRHGIDPSEEGGRIDVGVARLGERCVVRVTDTGVGLHPSESGLGTGLTALRERLRLLFGDAAQLRLTSGAERGVTAEVDMPAQT